Below is a genomic region from Actinomadura sp. NAK00032.
TCTCTCATTGGCTCGATCTGCGCGCTGGGCGCGCCGTAGGCGGTTGGAGTCCCCGGCCACACGGAGCCTTTTCAGTGTGATGTGGTCTCGCGGAGTCGCAGGGTGTGGATGGCCTTGGCGATGCGGCCGGCGCGGTGGGGGCAGCAGCGCAACTACCGCAGGATTCTCCATGATTTGAGCTGCGCGTTCGCGCGTTCGCCGGGTCCGCGGAGCTTGGCGTGGGAGCGGTTTGCGTCCTTTTGCGGCTCGGGCTTGTCGCGTCCCTTGTAGGGCGTGAGGATATGCGCCCGGCGCCCTGGTAGGCCTTGTCGGCCAGCACGAGTAGCCGGGTGGTGGCCAGTGTCCGGATTATGCCCCAGATCCGGGCCGCGCGGTCAGGTCGTGAACCGAGCCGCATAGCGGTCCCGACACTCACAGCAGGGTCCCGTCCGGGGCAGCGATGACCTGGGATTCATGCCGTGGCGGCCATGCTTTCCCGAATAGCAGGGCCGGTCGGCGGCGACCCGATCGATCGGGATCAAGGTGCCGTCCAGCACCAGGTAGGGCAGCCCGCTTTGACCGCTTTGGCCAGGGCGGAGCCGAGTCTGGGCGATCGGGGCGGCGAGCAGGTCGACGGTCTCGTTGACATAGCGCCCTACCGTTGTGAATGAGCCCGATGGGTTCCTTTGGGACTGGATGACCGGGTGGTGCGGTGAGGCAGGGAGGCTTACGTATCGCTGTCTTCGATGGCTCGCTTGGCTGTGCCCCCTGCCTCGCCCCGCTTCTTCCTGACCGCTGGATTAGGCACTGCGATTGATCGCTATGTAGGGCGGAGCTGGTGGGGAGAGGCAGCACTTCCATCGGATCGACGAGAGGAACGTGCTGGTGGGCGTGGTCGTGGGGATCGACGTTGCCAAGGAGATCCACTGGGCTGAGATCAAGATCGCTGAGGATGGGAAGGTGGTGTCCAGCCACCGGGTGGACACCACTCCGCAGGACCTCAGCGCCCTGATCAGCGAGATCAAGGACGTTGAGGTCGAGCACGGGCCGACGCTGGTGGGTATCGACATCCTGGGCGGGATCGCCTCGTTGCTGCAGACGATGATGCTGGAAGCCGGACTGGTGGTGGTCCACGTGCCAGGGCCGGCGGTCAACCGCGCTCGCCGTGGAACCCGCGGCGGTGAGCACAAGAGCGACCCGAAAGACGCCAAGGTCATCGCCGACCAGGTGCGGATGCGGGACGACCTGCGCCAGGTCACCGCCACGCGGGAGGAGGACGTCAAGCTGCGGCTGCTGACCGCGCGGCGCGCTGAGCTGGTGGAGGACGCCAGCAGGCGAGCCAACCGGCTGCGGGCACTGCTCAACGCCATCCACCCGGGCCTCGAACGGCACGTCGAGGTGACCGGGAAGACCTGGCTGCACCTGCTCACCCGCTACGTCACACCGGCCGAAATCCGAGCAGCCGGGCGAACACGCGTCCTGGCTCACCTGCGCAAACTCCGGTGGGTCAAGGACACGGTCCTGATCAAGGCCACCGAGACGGCCGTGGGCTCCGCGCAGCGACAGCGCGTCAGCATGCCCGGTGAGAAGGTCACGGCCGAGCTGGTCAAAGAGACCGCGGCAGAGGCCCTGGCCGCCCGCGACCGCCTGGCCGCGCTCGACAAGCGCATCCAGGAAACCCTCGACCGCCATCCCGACGCGGCGCTGGTCGCGAGCCTGCCCGGCATGGGCCCGATCATGACCGCGGAGTTCCTCGCCGTGACCGGCGGCATCAGCCGCTTCGCCACCGGCGATCAGCTCGCCGCCGCCGCAGGCCTGGCGCCCGTCCTCAAACAATCCGGCAAGAGCCGCCACCTGCAACGCGCCCGCTCCGGCGACCGCGCCCTCAAACGGGTCTTCTACCAGTCGGCGTTCTGC
It encodes:
- a CDS encoding IS110 family transposase; this encodes MGVVVGIDVAKEIHWAEIKIAEDGKVVSSHRVDTTPQDLSALISEIKDVEVEHGPTLVGIDILGGIASLLQTMMLEAGLVVVHVPGPAVNRARRGTRGGEHKSDPKDAKVIADQVRMRDDLRQVTATREEDVKLRLLTARRAELVEDASRRANRLRALLNAIHPGLERHVEVTGKTWLHLLTRYVTPAEIRAAGRTRVLAHLRKLRWVKDTVLIKATETAVGSAQRQRVSMPGEKVTAELVKETAAEALAARDRLAALDKRIQETLDRHPDAALVASLPGMGPIMTAEFLAVTGGISRFATGDQLAAAAGLAPVLKQSGKSRHLQRARSGDRALKRVFYQSAFCAIGHDPASTDYTPAAA